One stretch of Tepidibacter hydrothermalis DNA includes these proteins:
- a CDS encoding ATP-binding protein — MKRQIIEINQEKCIGCGLCANACHQGAIKVIDGKAKLMSDSYCDGLGMCLPACPVDAIKLTEKETVEFDQSRKGYATNKKKTSGGCPGSASKVLKSNSGCGCSGSSPKQINTTESQLNQWPVQLKLASPSADFWDNADILIAADCCAYSYSNFHNDFMKNKITVIGCPKLDDNQYYIDKLTEIFKTKDINSITVTRMSVPCCGGLVRAVKEAISNSNTKASYNEFVISTDGNII, encoded by the coding sequence ATGAAAAGACAAATAATTGAAATAAATCAAGAAAAATGTATAGGATGCGGATTATGCGCAAATGCATGTCATCAAGGTGCTATAAAAGTTATAGATGGTAAAGCAAAGTTGATGAGTGATTCTTACTGCGACGGACTTGGAATGTGTTTACCTGCTTGTCCAGTGGATGCAATAAAATTAACAGAAAAAGAAACTGTAGAATTTGATCAATCTAGAAAAGGATATGCTACTAATAAGAAAAAAACATCTGGAGGATGCCCTGGATCTGCAAGTAAAGTATTAAAAAGTAATTCAGGATGTGGATGTAGTGGATCATCACCTAAACAAATAAATACTACTGAGTCTCAATTAAATCAATGGCCTGTTCAATTAAAACTCGCGAGTCCTTCAGCCGATTTTTGGGATAATGCAGATATATTAATAGCAGCAGACTGTTGTGCATATTCTTATTCAAATTTTCACAATGATTTTATGAAGAATAAAATTACAGTTATAGGATGTCCAAAGCTTGATGACAACCAATACTATATAGATAAGTTAACTGAGATATTTAAAACAAAAGATATAAACAGCATAACAGTTACAAGAATGTCCGTGCCTTGCTGTGGTGGATTAGTTCGTGCAGTAAAAGAAGCCATCTCAAATTCTAACACAAAAGCTTCATACAATGAGTTTGTAATATCTACAGATGGAAATATAATATAA